The Benincasa hispida cultivar B227 chromosome 9, ASM972705v1, whole genome shotgun sequence genome has a segment encoding these proteins:
- the LOC120085273 gene encoding methionine aminotransferase-like has translation MIFCRGLGMEEEKKLSSVAKRFVPSPIQQLSLLAQQCDAINLAEGFPDFPAPLTLKNAAVSAINSDFNQYRHVQGICDELAKIVKKTHGLDVNPLTDIAICCGQTEAFAAAVFSVINPGDEVIIFDPSFDTYASVLSIAGGIPVYVALDPPKWTLDPNKLLKSFTDRTKAIVLNSPHNPTGKVFSKVELDTIARACCANDCLAITDEVYEYITFGDAKHVSLASVPGMCGRTIITSSLSKTFSVTGWRIGWAIAPAFIASAMRNIHVRITDSAPAPFQEAALIALRSPPEYFESLRQDYESKRDFILKLLANIGFQVQFEPQGSFFLFAELPKSCTLTDVDCVEELIKRAGVVAVPGCGFFQTNSSREKRIEEDCSYQNRYIRFAFCKSNATLTSAAQKLNEANFEFLKMN, from the exons ATGATATTTTGCAGAGGATTGGGCATGGAGGAAGAGAAGAAACTATCCTCTGTAGCTAAGAGATTCGTCCCTTCACCAATTCAACAACTCTCTCTTCTTGCTCAGCAATGCGACGCCATCAACCTTGCCGAAGGATTTCCAGATTTTCCCGCGCCTCTCACCCTAAAAAACGCCGCCGTTTCCGCCATTAACTCCGATTTCAACCAGTACAG GCACGTGCAGGGGATATGTGACGAACTGGCGAAGATAGTAAAGAAAACTCATGGCTTAGATGTTAACCCTCTTACTGATATTGCTATTTGTTGTGGTCAAACTGAGGCATTTGCTGCTGCTGTATTTTCTG TGATAAACCCTGGTGATGAAGTTATAATTTTTGATCCATCGTTCGACACATATGCAAGTGTTTTATCCATTGCTGGGGGAATTCCA GTATATGTAGCACTTGACCCACCTAAGTGGACTCTTGACCCAAATAAACTTTTGAAGTCCTTTACGGATAGAACAAAAGCTATAGTATTGAACAG CCCGCACAATCCAACCGGAAAAGTTTTCTCCAAAGTTGAACTTGATACAATTGCGAGAGCTTGCTGTGCCAATGATTGCCTAGCCATAACAGATGAA GTTTACGAGTATATAACATTTGGTGATGCAAAACATGTATCTCTTGCCTCAGTTCCGGGAATGTGTGGGAGGACAATCATCACATCTTCCCTGTCTAAAACGTTTTCTGTTACAG GTTGGAGGATTGGTTGGGCAATTGCTCCTGCTTTTATTGCCTCTGCAATGAGAAACATTCATGTTAGAATTACAGACTCTGCTCCTGCCCCTTTTCAGGAAGCTGCCTTGATTGCATTGCGAAGTCCTCCGGAATATTTCGAGTCACTAAGACAA GACTACGAATCAAAAAGAGACTTTATCCTTAAGTTGCTTGCCAATATCGGATTTCAAGTTCAGTTTGAACCTCAAGGCTCGTTTTTTTTATTTGCAGAACTCCCCAAAAGTTGCACACTTACTGAT GTTGATTGTGTTGAGGAACTGATAAAACGAGCCGGAGTGGTGGCGGTGCCAGGATGTGGATTTTTTCAAACGAATTCATCGAGAGAGAAGCGCATCGAGGAAGATTGTAGCTATCAAAATAGATATATCAGGTTTGCTTTCTGCAAGAGTAATGCCACTTTGACTTCTGCTGCACAAAAACTCAATGAAGCAAATTTTGAGTTTCTTAAGATGAACTGA
- the LOC120086662 gene encoding uncharacterized protein LOC120086662 isoform X1, which translates to MQSRLTAIAPKSNWALSLAQFQRLRRSALTTRRTADPSVHANDDNDPAVLSGEPEESQDNLEPDNTKANYERKDPKLGDSNGPFGQPKAQHASSPRLETKVVGQASKPITQQKRPQSTVTDEVSCIGVYGGPLEKGKENRTTEMKEQEEDNRDYYKHHKASPLAEIEFADTRKPITRATDGTAYDGDGKDVIGWLPEQLDTVDDSLRRATEIWKQNAMRGDPDAPQSRILRALRGEQF; encoded by the exons ATGCAATCGAGATTGACGGCGATCGCACCGAAATCGAACTGGGCTCTCTCTCTGGCCCAATTTCAACGCCTCCGACGAAGTGCTCTGACGACACGTCGTACTGCTGACCCGTCCGTTCACGCCAACGACGACAATGACCCTGCGGTTTTATCCGGGGAACCCGAG GAATCACAGGATAATTTAGAGCCAGATAATACAAAAGCCAATTACGAAAGGAAGGACCCTAAATTAGGAGATTCAAATGGGCCATTTGGGCAACCGAAGGCCCAACACGCTTCCTCCCCTCGGTTAGAAACCAAGGTAGTGGGCCAGGCCTCGAAGCCCATTACTCAACAAAAGAGACCCCAAAGTACGGTGACCGACGAGGTGAGCTGCATCGGCGTCTACGGCGGGCCGTTGGAGAAGGGGAAAGAAAACAGAACGACTGAAATGAAAGAACAGGAGGAAGACAATAGAGATTATTACAAGCACCACAAGGCGTCTCCATTGGCGGAGATCGAGTTTGCTGATACGCGTAAGCCGATAACCAGAGCCACGGACGGGACGGCGTACGACGGGGACGGGAAGGATGTGATTGGGTGGTTGCCGGAGCAGCTGGACACGGTGGATGATTCGCTGCGGAGAGCGACGGAGATTTGGAAACAAAATGCAATGCGTGGAGATCCCGATGCTCCACAGTCGAGGATTCTCAGGGCTTTGCGTGGTGAACAATTTTAA
- the LOC120087136 gene encoding GATA transcription factor 15-like translates to MAFLVNRPADFSASTFTPSLMAAVSKQSLLNREPQKQRACVHCCTTRTPLWRAGPAGPRSLCNACGIRYRKMKNNNDNNNNNNNKIGKGKKVGGGSLKMRVVKLARKIVAEPIGEEEQAAAMLLMALSSAYV, encoded by the exons ATGGCGTTCCTCGTGAACCGTCCCGCCGATTTCTCTGCTTCGACCTTCACCCCATCTCTAATGGCAGCCGTTTCGAAACAGAGTCTGCTCAATAGGGAGCCGCAGAAACAGAGGGCCTGCGTCCATTGTTGCACCACCAGAACCCCTCTCTGGAGAGCCGGTCCGGCGGGGCCAAGG TCGCTGTGCAATGCATGTGGGATTCGATACAGGAAGATGAAGAATAATAAcgacaacaataataataacaataataagaTCGGAAAAGGGAAGAAAGTGGGAGGAGGATCATTGAAGATGAGAGTGGTGAAGTTAGCGAGAAAGATAGTTGCAGAGCCAATCGGAGAAGAAGAACAGGCGGCCGCGATGCTTCTTATGGCTCTATCTTCCGCCTATGTCTGA
- the LOC120086662 gene encoding uncharacterized protein LOC120086662 isoform X2, giving the protein MQSRLTAIAPKSNWALSLAQFQRLRRSALTTRRTADPSVHANDDNDPAVLSGEPEDNLEPDNTKANYERKDPKLGDSNGPFGQPKAQHASSPRLETKVVGQASKPITQQKRPQSTVTDEVSCIGVYGGPLEKGKENRTTEMKEQEEDNRDYYKHHKASPLAEIEFADTRKPITRATDGTAYDGDGKDVIGWLPEQLDTVDDSLRRATEIWKQNAMRGDPDAPQSRILRALRGEQF; this is encoded by the exons ATGCAATCGAGATTGACGGCGATCGCACCGAAATCGAACTGGGCTCTCTCTCTGGCCCAATTTCAACGCCTCCGACGAAGTGCTCTGACGACACGTCGTACTGCTGACCCGTCCGTTCACGCCAACGACGACAATGACCCTGCGGTTTTATCCGGGGAACCCGAG GATAATTTAGAGCCAGATAATACAAAAGCCAATTACGAAAGGAAGGACCCTAAATTAGGAGATTCAAATGGGCCATTTGGGCAACCGAAGGCCCAACACGCTTCCTCCCCTCGGTTAGAAACCAAGGTAGTGGGCCAGGCCTCGAAGCCCATTACTCAACAAAAGAGACCCCAAAGTACGGTGACCGACGAGGTGAGCTGCATCGGCGTCTACGGCGGGCCGTTGGAGAAGGGGAAAGAAAACAGAACGACTGAAATGAAAGAACAGGAGGAAGACAATAGAGATTATTACAAGCACCACAAGGCGTCTCCATTGGCGGAGATCGAGTTTGCTGATACGCGTAAGCCGATAACCAGAGCCACGGACGGGACGGCGTACGACGGGGACGGGAAGGATGTGATTGGGTGGTTGCCGGAGCAGCTGGACACGGTGGATGATTCGCTGCGGAGAGCGACGGAGATTTGGAAACAAAATGCAATGCGTGGAGATCCCGATGCTCCACAGTCGAGGATTCTCAGGGCTTTGCGTGGTGAACAATTTTAA